The genomic segment CACCAGCGCAGCCGCTATCATAAGCCACATTTGCTGGCTTAAACCGTCGCGCCGCCAACGCCTCCACGCCCCGAAAAGGAGCAAAAAGGCGGCAATCATGGCGAGCGATAGAATGGCGTTGAGCATATCCCCCCATAAAGCCCGTGGAAAAGCTGCACAATCGGGCAAATTCGCCATAGCGTTTTAGCTGCCCCTCGCTTAGAGGGACGCCATTGACGAGTCCCCACGCCCGCGAAGGATATGCCCATGCGTATCGCCATTGCCTCCGACCATGCCGCCCTCGCGCTGAAATCCGCGCTGGTCGACTATATGCGCCAACAAGGCCATGACATCACCGACCTTGGTCCGCACGACGAAAGCTCGGTCGATTATCCCGATTATGGGTATAAACTTGCCGCTGCGATCGCCGATGGCGATGCCGAGCGCGGCATTGCCTTATGCGGGTCAGGCATCGGTATTTCGATTGCCGTCAACCGCAACCCCGCCGCACGCGCTGCGCTCGTATCCGAACCGCTGTCGGCGCAACTCGCCCG from the Sphingorhabdus lacus genome contains:
- the rpiB gene encoding ribose 5-phosphate isomerase B; translated protein: MRIAIASDHAALALKSALVDYMRQQGHDITDLGPHDESSVDYPDYGYKLAAAIADGDAERGIALCGSGIGISIAVNRNPAARAALVSEPLSAQLAREHNDANVIAMGARLIGIEMAKACVDRFLTTEFGGDRHQRRVDKLSNPQNAKESA